GCCTGTCCTCTTCCGAATCGTAAACCGCCTCCATATCCACAGGAAACCCCATAGCTCCCTGAAAGAAAGACAGCATCCTCTTAGTCTTGTCCAGAAAACTCTTGCACCTCTTCGGCAGGTCGGAAAAGGAAAAACAGGGCATGGCGGAGGTGAGCCCCGATGTATCGGAGTTCAGCCAGTACAGCATCCCATCGCCATACCACTCTATAAAGGTGGAGGCATTTCTATGGTTAGAGCGAATATGGTCCAAAGAGGACCACAGATTCTTGGTCACCAGCTCTCCTGTGGACAGGTCGAGACAGTCGAATTCCTTCTGAGAGTAGAGATAGACCTGCTCTGGGTTGGTTCCCTCAGGTCTGAGACCTGGGTTTGTCAGATACAAGGTCCTGGCGAAAGATCTGCCCACCGAGTGGGTTCCCATTCCGAAGCAGACCCTCATAACACCGTCGTTTTTGTCTATCCTAGGGGACGGACGGCGATATACGCAGGAAAACGCCGTAACAGCCATCTCGGGATAGAAGAGATCACCCCTCCGCTTGCCCTGAAGTGGTTGGATAAGCACCGCCATCTTCTCCCTCCCTTTAGGGATAGCGTGCTTCTTTCTGTATTCCTTTGCGGCGGAGTTATAGGTCGATGCAAAGACCTTCTTTACTGCATCCGCTAGATCGGCCACCTTTTTAGCTTGATCCCCTACGTTAGCGACGAAGAAGGTGGCGTATTTTCCTGCAAAGGAAAGCTCAATGTCGTCCTCCAACAAAGAGGATGATCTTACCGCCAGAGGTCCAGGAACGGAGGCAACGACCCTCTCTAGCTCCAGCATCACCGAATCGGGGAGAGGTTTGGTCAGAGCCTCCTCCACCATACCGTCGAACCCCAGGGAGGAGGATAGATCCATAATCCCATGCTCCTTATCGAATAGATCGAACACATCGGTCCCTACGACAAAAGTCATCTCAGGAAGGCCGATATCGTCGGATAGGCCATCCTGCTTCAGTACATCGTGGGCAAAGGCCAATCCCTTTCCCTTTCCTCCAACCGCCCCTCCTCCGATCAGCCACCCTCTTTCCTGAAAATAGGGAAGTGGATCGTAGGAGCGATAAGCTTCTCTGTGATCCATATAACACCAATCCTTTCTAAGGACATCGATCTGCCTAAATAAACTTTAGCATAAAAAATGCAAAAATAAAGAGGCGACCTCACCGGCTAAGGTTGGTCGCCTCTCTAAGTATGATCAGTGTCTTGGCTGTTCGGAGCTGTGGTCATACACGTAAACCATGAGATCGTCCCTCGAACGACCGGTCATATCGCTGGCCACGTCGGCCAATCTATCCGAAAGCCTGATCCGCTCTTCGTTGCTGAGACCTGGAACTCCCATTCTTATCACAGTCATAAATATACCTCCTAAATTGGACACGATATCTCTTTACTACGGTAAAGAATTATAACATCACTTAGACGCACTGTAAAGCCATAAAAAAAAGCCCCGAAGGGCTTTTTAGACGACCGATTTAAGGGCGGTCATAAGAGATTCGTAGTCCGGTGCCTCGGTGGCTTCGGGAACTATCTGGACATAACGGAGAACGTCGTCGGAGTCGACGATAGCCACAGCTCTGGCCAGAAGCCTCAGCTCCTTTATTAGTAGCCCCCAGGAGGTCCCAAAAGAGGCGTCCCGGTGATCCGACAGGGCCTCCACCTTGTCCACTCCCTTAGCGACGCAGAAACGGCCTATGGCAAAGGGAAGATCCATGCTCACGTTTAAGACCACCACGTCCCCCGGAAGAGAGACCGCTTCATCGTTAAACCACTGGGCCTGAAGGTCACAGACCGGGGTATCCAGGGAGGGAGTGACGGAGATGACCTTTACTTTACCGGGATAGTCCTTCAATCCTTTAGGGGCAAGGCCCTTGTCTAGGACCACAAAATCAGGGGCTTTATCGCCCACCTTAAGCTCAGGACCTACCAGGGTCATAGGGTTTCCCTTCATGGTAACCACGTTAGTTCTCTCCATAACACATACACCTCCGTATATAATATGATCCTACAGGGTTATGTTACTATATCCTAGCATATAAATCAACTTTATTCATGAGAGGAGATAAAATGGAAAAATCTAAAAAAGGGTTAATAGCGGCTTCTTCAGCTATGGTTCTCTGGGGTTTGCTGCCGGTTTACTGGAAGCAGATGTCCGACGTCCCTGCCTACGAAATACTGTCCCACAGGATCATCTGGTCTTTAGTGGCATCATCTTTGCTGCTGATTCCCGGAAACCGATGGGCCGCGGTCAGAGAGGTGATCAGGGCCAGGAAAAACCTCTACATGCTGATGACAAGCGGAACAATCATAGCTTTTAACTGGTTACTTTACATATGGGCGGTCAACAAGGGCTATATTATTCAGTGCAGCCTAGGCTATTTTATCAATCCCCTCCTAAACGTCCTGCTGGGATTTTTGGTGTTTAAAGACGCCCTTAGAAAGGTCCAGTGGTGGGCCATCGGCCTGGCTGCCGCTGGTGTCACTTACCAGATAGTTCAATACGGCAGGTTCCCGTGGATATCATTAGGACTGGCCTGCTCCTTCACCCTTTACGGACTGATCCGAAAACTCGCTCCCGTCGAATCACTTCCGGGACTTTTCGTGGAGACCGCCTTTCTCTCCGTTCCCGCCGGGGCCTTTTTGCTCTGGACGGCCCTTTCCGGCTCAGGGGCCTTCCCCGGAGCGGGAGCCAAGACCAGCCTCCTGCTTATGGGAACGGGGGTTATCACATCGGTCCCTCTCATATGGTTCGTCTGGGGAGCCAGGAACCTGAGCCTGGTAACCATAGGGATCCTCCAGTTTGTGGCCCCAACCCTTCAGTTTGGCCTTGGATACTGGGTCTACCATGAGTCTTTCAGCTCCGCTCAGATGGTGACCTTCACCGCCATATGGATGGCCTTAGCCATATACACCGTCGATTCCTTTATCCACAGATCAAACCCTAAAACCGCCAAACAGGTTTAGGGACATAACAAAGGTAGCTGCTACCGAAGAAAATCGGTAGCAGCTACCTTTGTTTAGAACCGTGAGACCCTACGATGACAGTAGGGAACCGCACCTGTCTTGACGTAATAGTGCTGATGAAAGACCTCGGCAATCCAGAAGAATTCCTCAGCCCTAACCTCGGTTACCACCGAAAGTTTTTTCGACTTCAAATCATCTATGACCGACTTGGCCAATTTTTCCTGGTCTTCATCGGCCACGAAAATAGCCGAACGGTATTGATCGCCGATGTCAGGGCCCTGCCCATCTATCTGGGTAGGGTCGTGTATCTCCATAAAATAGCGGACAACGTCGATATAGGCGATCTCCTCAGGGTTGAACCAGACCTCAACGGCCTCCAGATGGCCGGTGCGACCGGAGCACACTTGCTCGTAGGTAGGGTAATCCACCGATCCCCCAGAGTATCCGCAGGTCGTCTCAACGACACCGCTTAGATCCCTGAAAAGGTGTTGTAAACCCCAAAAGCACCCTCCGGCGAAGGTTCCTTTCTCAAGATCGGCGTAGGGAAGGAAATCGAGGGATATGGAGTTTACACAGTGTCTGACGTTCTTTAACGTCAACTTCTCCCCCTCAAACACGTGCCCTAAATGGGCCTCGCACTTTCCACATACTATCTCCGTTCTGTGGCCATCTGGGTCCCGTCGACGGGAGACCGCACCGGGGATCTCGTCGTCGAAAGAAGGCCAACCACAGGAACAGGGGAACTTGTGGTCCGACAGATATAGAGGCGAGGAACACCTCTTACATCGATAGACCCCTCCGTCGAAATTACTGCAGTAATCCCCCGAGAAAGGCTGTTCTGTTTCACATTGGACGATCACTCTCTCCTCTTCCGGGGTCAAGTCCTTATAGGCCATAGAGACTCCTCCTTTCGCTCCTCTTGTAACATCATATCACTTATAGGATACACAAGCTACAGAGGCATCTTGACTGAAAAGGAATATATATTATAATTTAAAAGCAGGCTTATTCTGCTGAGACAAAATATTACGATAAGAGGTGTTAGCGTTGAAAAAAGAGGGAAGTGCAGGCTTAATAGTAAAATTGCTTTTAGCGATAGGAATTGGGGCTGTTTTGGGAATTTACGCCTCAGAGGACACAATGAAGGTTGTAATAGCTATAAGAGGTGTATTGTCACAGATAATTTTCTTCACTATCCCTCTGGTGATATTTGGATTTATAGCACCGGCGATAACCTCCCTGAAGGAAAGAGCCAGCTCTATGTTAACCACAATGCTCATTATGGCCTATCTTTCCGCCGTAGGAGCGGCGACTTTCGCTGCGATTGCAGGATATTCCATCATACCTAGCCTAAACATTCCGACTCAAATAGAGGGATTAAGGGAACTACCTAAGTCGCTGTTTTCAATCTCCATCCCCCCAATTATGCCCGTCATGACCGCATTGGTACTGGCTATCCTCGCAGGCATCGCTGCTATATGGGCGAAGGCGGATGTTTTCGAGAGGCTATTGGTGGAAATTCAGTCGATGGTTCTTCACATAGTTAAAAAGGTCGTCATACCTGTTTTGCCTTTTTTTATCGCCGCGACTTTCGCACAAATGGGATACACAGGAAGGCTTACCCAGCAATTCCCGGTGTTTTTCAAGGTAATTTTGATAGTACTGGTCGGCCATTTTATATGGCTTTTCCTGCTCTATATGATAGCTGGAATCGTATCAGGAAAGAGCCCCTGGGAAGTAGTTAGGCATTATGGCCCAGTGTACCTAACTGCGGTAGGAACCATGTCCAGCGCAGCAACGTTACCGGTAACTCTATCCAGCGCGAGAAAGTCAAAAGTTCTTCCTCAGGAGGTCACCGATTTCGCTATTCCCCTGGGGAGTACCGTTCATCTCTGCGGTTCTGTCCTTACGGAGGTCTTTTTCTGTATGACAATAGCTCAGATGCTCTACGGTTCTATGCCATCTCCAGGGACTTTGGCTATTTTCATAATCCTATTCGGTATATTTGCGGTAGGAGCTCCAGGAGTTCCCGGTGGTACGGTTATGGCCTCTTTGGCTATAGTCCAATCCATATTGGGCTTTGATGCCGACGGAGTCGGGTTACTCTTAGCTATATTTGCCCTTCAGGATAGCTTTGGAACCGCCTGCAATATTCTGGGGGATGGGGCTCTTGCCCTGATGCTCAGAGGTATTTTCTACGATAAGGATGGTACTCCTAAGAGAAATATTTCCGTAAAACCTAGCACAGCGGATTAGTCTACCAGAAGAGCCCGGGATAAATCCCGGGCTCTTCTGGTAGACTATAGTTGAAGGCGGTGATCGTTTTGATCGATAACGTGATGGTAAACCCAGACAGGGTAAGGGTTCTGAAGGAAGGGGAGAGGGGACCTGGCCCTATCGTCTATTGGATGAGCCGGGACCAGAGGGTCAGGGACAATTGGGCCCTTCTGAAAGCTCAGGAGTTAGCCCTTGAGATGAAGCGAGCTCTAGAGGTCGTCTTTTGCCTCACTGAGGATTTCCCTGGGTCTTCACTGAGACACCACGGTTTTATGCTGAAAGGACTGGAGGAAGTTTCAAAGGATCTTATGGATCTTAATATCTCCTTCAAAGTCAGAATAGGAGATCCAGGGGAGCAGATAGTAAGAGAGGTCATCGATTCAGAACCTGGCTCTATCGTTATCGATTTCTCGCCTCTGAAACCCCATTTAAAGTGGGTCAAAGAGCTGACGTCCCGGTGCAGATGGATGGTACTTCAGGTCGACGCCCATAACGTCGTGCCCTGTTGGTTGGCGTCGGATAAAAGGGAATACGCCGCCAGGACCATAAGGCCCAAACTCCACAGGCTTATGGATCGGTTTATAGAGCCCTTCCCGAAGCTGCTTCGCCATCCGTACGGAGAGGCAAACGTCGACCCCGTCCCTCCGGCCAGGGAACTAAAGCTCGATATGTCCCTGTCACCGGTAGCTCTCCCACCGGGATCTAAAGCGGGGGAGAGGAAATTAAGCTCTTTTATCTCCCACAAACTCGAGGATTACGGTGAGAACAGAAACAACCCTAATTTAGAGGGAACATCAGGGCTATCCCCCTATTTCCACTTCGGACAGTTAGCCCCTCAGAGGGCTATTTTAGCGGCTCAGGAGGCTGATCTTCCAGGCACAGCTCCTTTCGTGGAGGAATCCCTGATAAGGCGGGAACTTTCGGATAACTACTGCTATCACGAAAGGGAGTACGACTCCTACGGATCACTTCCCGAATGGGCAAAAAAGGCCCTTGAGCTTCATAGAGAGGATCCAAGGCCGTGGCTTTACGACCTGAAGGCCCTGGAGTCTGGAGACACCCACGACGAACTGTGGAACGCCGCCCAGAGATCCCTTGCGGACCTAGGCGGCGTTCACGGATATCTCAGGATGTATTGGGGAAAGATGATCCTTCTGTGGTCAAAGTCGCCGGAGGAGGCCTTCGTCAACGCCCTCAAACTAAACGACCGTTACGCTCTCGACGGAAGAGACCCTAACGGCTACGTCGGGGTCGGTTGGTGCATGGGACTCCACGACAGACCTTGGCCCAGAAGGCCGATTTTCGGGACAGTGAGGTCTATGACCTTATCGGGATGTTCTCGAAAGTTTGACGTAAAATCGTTTCTGAAAAACCGGCCTAGCCGGGCTTAAAGGGAGCCCAGCCTTGGGACGGGGAGAAAAGCTCTTTGAGGTCTCCGTCCCAGGTAAAGGGCAACACCGCGACCGCACGATCCAGGACCTTCATCACCTTAAGACAGGCCCCTGATTGCTCCTCCGTCAGGTCGGAAGGCCCTATCAGGACACTACAGGGAAAGCCCTCCCTCTCAAGCTCCTCCACACCCCTCTGGACTAGGTTATCCACCACTATATCGAGGTCGATAGAGTCAGCCACAGGACAGTGTCTCATGGTGTCGAACCGAGGGGCCACGAAGGCCCCTATAAGGGCCATAAGTTCCAGCTTTTCTCCGCCTATCGAGGCCACGTCATCG
The uncultured Dethiosulfovibrio sp. genome window above contains:
- a CDS encoding PEP/pyruvate-binding domain-containing protein; translation: MDHREAYRSYDPLPYFQERGWLIGGGAVGGKGKGLAFAHDVLKQDGLSDDIGLPEMTFVVGTDVFDLFDKEHGIMDLSSSLGFDGMVEEALTKPLPDSVMLELERVVASVPGPLAVRSSSLLEDDIELSFAGKYATFFVANVGDQAKKVADLADAVKKVFASTYNSAAKEYRKKHAIPKGREKMAVLIQPLQGKRRGDLFYPEMAVTAFSCVYRRPSPRIDKNDGVMRVCFGMGTHSVGRSFARTLYLTNPGLRPEGTNPEQVYLYSQKEFDCLDLSTGELVTKNLWSSLDHIRSNHRNASTFIEWYGDGMLYWLNSDTSGLTSAMPCFSFSDLPKRCKSFLDKTKRMLSFFQGAMGFPVDMEAVYDSEEDRLTLVQIRPLASYVEFGKVEIPQDVPLERQILKGNRMVTSHILKGIKWLVYVDPELYSQSRDFVSVARAVGEVNAKLEGERYILVGPGRWGSTNPSLGVPVDYSEISNCGCMVEVGIPKRGMIPELSYGTHFFLDLDLDNILYLPVIEGEHENIFSREWLERRPSSDGGHSAVKVYEGLFDVYLDGETETGVVLDVAHLEN
- the tpx gene encoding thiol peroxidase, which translates into the protein MERTNVVTMKGNPMTLVGPELKVGDKAPDFVVLDKGLAPKGLKDYPGKVKVISVTPSLDTPVCDLQAQWFNDEAVSLPGDVVVLNVSMDLPFAIGRFCVAKGVDKVEALSDHRDASFGTSWGLLIKELRLLARAVAIVDSDDVLRYVQIVPEATEAPDYESLMTALKSVV
- the rarD gene encoding EamA family transporter RarD gives rise to the protein MEKSKKGLIAASSAMVLWGLLPVYWKQMSDVPAYEILSHRIIWSLVASSLLLIPGNRWAAVREVIRARKNLYMLMTSGTIIAFNWLLYIWAVNKGYIIQCSLGYFINPLLNVLLGFLVFKDALRKVQWWAIGLAAAGVTYQIVQYGRFPWISLGLACSFTLYGLIRKLAPVESLPGLFVETAFLSVPAGAFLLWTALSGSGAFPGAGAKTSLLLMGTGVITSVPLIWFVWGARNLSLVTIGILQFVAPTLQFGLGYWVYHESFSSAQMVTFTAIWMALAIYTVDSFIHRSNPKTAKQV
- a CDS encoding bifunctional methionine sulfoxide reductase B/A protein, whose amino-acid sequence is MAYKDLTPEEERVIVQCETEQPFSGDYCSNFDGGVYRCKRCSSPLYLSDHKFPCSCGWPSFDDEIPGAVSRRRDPDGHRTEIVCGKCEAHLGHVFEGEKLTLKNVRHCVNSISLDFLPYADLEKGTFAGGCFWGLQHLFRDLSGVVETTCGYSGGSVDYPTYEQVCSGRTGHLEAVEVWFNPEEIAYIDVVRYFMEIHDPTQIDGQGPDIGDQYRSAIFVADEDQEKLAKSVIDDLKSKKLSVVTEVRAEEFFWIAEVFHQHYYVKTGAVPYCHRRVSRF
- a CDS encoding dicarboxylate/amino acid:cation symporter; this encodes MLALKKEGSAGLIVKLLLAIGIGAVLGIYASEDTMKVVIAIRGVLSQIIFFTIPLVIFGFIAPAITSLKERASSMLTTMLIMAYLSAVGAATFAAIAGYSIIPSLNIPTQIEGLRELPKSLFSISIPPIMPVMTALVLAILAGIAAIWAKADVFERLLVEIQSMVLHIVKKVVIPVLPFFIAATFAQMGYTGRLTQQFPVFFKVILIVLVGHFIWLFLLYMIAGIVSGKSPWEVVRHYGPVYLTAVGTMSSAATLPVTLSSARKSKVLPQEVTDFAIPLGSTVHLCGSVLTEVFFCMTIAQMLYGSMPSPGTLAIFIILFGIFAVGAPGVPGGTVMASLAIVQSILGFDADGVGLLLAIFALQDSFGTACNILGDGALALMLRGIFYDKDGTPKRNISVKPSTAD
- a CDS encoding deoxyribodipyrimidine photo-lyase codes for the protein MIDNVMVNPDRVRVLKEGERGPGPIVYWMSRDQRVRDNWALLKAQELALEMKRALEVVFCLTEDFPGSSLRHHGFMLKGLEEVSKDLMDLNISFKVRIGDPGEQIVREVIDSEPGSIVIDFSPLKPHLKWVKELTSRCRWMVLQVDAHNVVPCWLASDKREYAARTIRPKLHRLMDRFIEPFPKLLRHPYGEANVDPVPPARELKLDMSLSPVALPPGSKAGERKLSSFISHKLEDYGENRNNPNLEGTSGLSPYFHFGQLAPQRAILAAQEADLPGTAPFVEESLIRRELSDNYCYHEREYDSYGSLPEWAKKALELHREDPRPWLYDLKALESGDTHDELWNAAQRSLADLGGVHGYLRMYWGKMILLWSKSPEEAFVNALKLNDRYALDGRDPNGYVGVGWCMGLHDRPWPRRPIFGTVRSMTLSGCSRKFDVKSFLKNRPSRA